In Luteibacter mycovicinus, a genomic segment contains:
- a CDS encoding EAL and HDOD domain-containing protein: MAASPQPTAVNDDGILPIVRVPILDKKQSLFAYELIFPRPVGTDIEAAAVAHTQATLSAIADGSLKRLVRDNRAFLHMSRELLLEHADILRHNARLGASISADVGSDEQLLVKLRELKSHGCLFMLEDFNLPADPEHRAGVDALLRIVQFAKVAVDHRHPVAARAHMDYVQAFGVKVIVTGIDTHETFVDYADQDVDGFQGKYLLRPERVDMPRLTPSKLGVLRLMGALQDPENGPVELGKIVRDDAILSYKLLGCVNSAYFALPRQLKSVEQAAVFFGVNRMRNWIFTMAVSGMDERPPELLRLALVRAHMCEKLARSIKPELQEMAFTAGLFSLLDTLMNVSMAYVLEHLPLAIEIREALLDGTGPFAGILDQVRHWEQGEVESDNALHDQHMATMATMYVEATSWADHVYAFADGSAAA; the protein is encoded by the coding sequence ATGGCAGCATCCCCCCAGCCGACAGCGGTGAACGACGACGGCATCCTCCCCATCGTCCGCGTCCCCATCCTCGACAAGAAACAGTCGCTGTTCGCTTACGAACTGATTTTTCCGCGGCCGGTCGGTACCGATATCGAAGCGGCCGCCGTGGCGCATACGCAGGCCACGCTCAGCGCGATCGCGGATGGCAGCCTCAAGCGCCTCGTGCGCGACAACCGTGCCTTCCTGCACATGTCGCGCGAGCTGCTGCTCGAACATGCCGACATCCTGCGTCACAACGCGCGCCTGGGCGCGAGCATCAGCGCCGACGTGGGCAGCGATGAACAACTGCTGGTCAAGCTGCGTGAGCTCAAGAGCCACGGCTGCCTGTTCATGCTCGAAGACTTCAACCTCCCCGCCGATCCGGAACACCGCGCCGGCGTCGACGCCTTGCTGCGCATCGTCCAGTTCGCCAAGGTCGCCGTCGATCATCGCCATCCGGTCGCCGCCCGCGCTCACATGGACTACGTCCAGGCGTTCGGGGTCAAAGTCATCGTCACCGGCATCGATACCCACGAAACCTTCGTGGATTACGCCGATCAGGACGTCGACGGCTTCCAGGGTAAATATCTGCTCCGCCCCGAGCGCGTCGACATGCCGCGACTCACCCCCAGCAAACTCGGCGTGCTGCGCCTGATGGGCGCGCTGCAGGATCCGGAAAACGGCCCCGTCGAACTCGGCAAGATCGTCCGCGACGACGCCATCCTCAGCTACAAGCTGCTGGGTTGCGTGAATTCCGCTTATTTCGCCCTGCCCCGCCAGCTGAAGTCGGTGGAACAGGCCGCGGTGTTCTTCGGCGTCAACCGCATGCGCAACTGGATCTTCACCATGGCCGTATCGGGCATGGATGAGCGTCCGCCGGAACTGCTGCGTCTTGCGCTGGTCCGTGCGCACATGTGCGAGAAGCTTGCGCGCAGCATCAAGCCGGAGTTGCAGGAGATGGCGTTCACCGCCGGCCTGTTCTCGCTACTGGACACGCTGATGAACGTGTCGATGGCGTACGTGCTCGAGCATCTGCCCCTGGCTATCGAAATCCGCGAAGCGCTGCTCGACGGAACCGGTCCGTTCGCCGGCATCCTGGATCAGGTGCGCCACTGGGAACAGGGCGAAGTGGAAAGCGATAACGCGCTGCACGACCAGCACATGGCGACCATGGCCACGATGTACGTCGAAGCCACGAGCTGGGCCGATCACGTCTACGCCTTCGCCGATGGGTCCGCCGCGGCCTGA
- the flgH gene encoding flagellar basal body L-ring protein FlgH, protein MNRIYVRAVLAVLPFALLNGCAMVPPTPRPMYTATLPEEPTQQARATGSLYADQQSLELFADPRAHRVGDILTITLVESTQASKKAATSTSKKNGNTITSPTVLGQGLRIGGKTADSSLASNNAFDGDGSSQQSNQLSGEITVTVAQRLSNGALVVRGEKWLTINQGDELVRISGIVRPQDIGNDNIVASSRVADARIEYVGKGTLADSNTRGWLSRFFDSKWMPF, encoded by the coding sequence ATGAATCGCATTTACGTCCGTGCTGTTCTCGCTGTGCTGCCGTTCGCGCTCCTCAACGGTTGCGCGATGGTGCCGCCTACGCCCAGGCCGATGTATACCGCCACGCTGCCGGAAGAACCGACGCAGCAGGCGCGCGCCACCGGGTCGCTCTATGCCGATCAGCAGTCGCTGGAGCTCTTCGCGGACCCGCGCGCGCATCGCGTCGGCGACATTTTGACGATCACCCTGGTCGAGTCGACCCAGGCCAGCAAGAAAGCGGCGACCAGCACCAGCAAGAAGAACGGCAACACCATCACCTCGCCCACGGTGCTCGGTCAGGGCCTGCGCATCGGCGGAAAGACCGCCGACAGCTCGCTGGCCAGCAACAACGCTTTCGACGGCGACGGTTCGAGCCAGCAGAGCAATCAGCTTTCCGGCGAGATCACCGTCACCGTCGCGCAGCGCCTGTCCAACGGTGCGCTGGTGGTGCGTGGCGAAAAATGGCTGACGATCAACCAGGGCGACGAGCTGGTCCGCATCTCGGGCATCGTCCGTCCGCAGGATATCGGCAACGACAACATCGTCGCCTCGAGCCGCGTCGCCGACGCGCGTATCGAGTACGTGGGCAAGGGCACGCTCGCGGATTCGAACACGCGTGGCTGGCTCTCGCGCTTCTTCGATTCCAAGTGGATGCCGTTCTGA
- the flgC gene encoding flagellar basal body rod protein FlgC, which translates to MSLLKIFDVAGSGMAAQSARLNTTASNMANADSLSSSEATAYRARQPTFAAVQQQVDGQMENGGVRALGVTESQAPIQSRYEPANPLADTNGYVYSSNVNPVDELVNMISASRSYQNNVEVMNSAKQLMQKTLDLGK; encoded by the coding sequence ATGAGTCTCCTGAAGATTTTCGACGTCGCCGGTTCCGGCATGGCCGCGCAGTCCGCGCGACTGAACACCACCGCCAGCAACATGGCCAACGCGGACAGCCTGTCCAGCAGCGAGGCCACCGCCTACCGCGCCAGGCAGCCGACCTTCGCGGCCGTGCAGCAGCAGGTGGACGGCCAGATGGAAAACGGCGGTGTCCGCGCGCTCGGCGTGACCGAGAGCCAGGCACCGATCCAGTCGCGTTACGAGCCGGCCAATCCGCTCGCCGACACGAACGGCTACGTCTATTCGAGCAACGTCAATCCGGTCGACGAGCTGGTCAACATGATCTCCGCGTCGCGCTCCTACCAGAACAACGTCGAAGTCATGAACAGCGCCAAGCAGCTCATGCAGAAGACGCTGGACCTCGGCAAATAA
- a CDS encoding chemotaxis protein, whose amino-acid sequence MARPLLDTVETFTRLAGHNRVAMLLFRLGDRQAFGINVFKVREVLRRPRLERMPSMHALVSGSFDYRGSTIPVIDLAAAMGYPPLATVDSAHLIVTEFNRSVQGFLVSDVDRIVHVDGTNMAAPPPALGYGARVNAVTRLDGDLLAVVDVEQVLAHVDPRAVELSDRVQQAAHVQHAGSRRVLVVDDSLVARTQIVDLFRKMDLECVVAKDGKEGLEKLRELAAGPVADRVALVVSDIEMPLMDGYALTRAIREEAGLRHHKVLLHSSLSGVFNEAMVERVGADRFIAKFQPDVLATAVLELLPA is encoded by the coding sequence ATGGCCCGCCCGTTGCTCGACACCGTGGAAACCTTTACCCGCCTGGCGGGACACAACCGCGTGGCCATGCTGCTGTTCCGTCTCGGCGACCGCCAGGCGTTCGGCATCAATGTCTTCAAGGTACGTGAGGTGCTCCGCCGGCCGCGTCTGGAGCGTATGCCCAGCATGCACGCGCTGGTGTCGGGCAGCTTCGACTACCGGGGCAGCACCATCCCCGTGATCGACCTGGCCGCCGCCATGGGCTACCCGCCGCTGGCCACCGTGGACAGCGCGCACCTCATCGTGACCGAGTTCAACCGCTCCGTGCAGGGTTTCCTGGTATCCGACGTGGATCGGATCGTCCACGTCGACGGCACGAATATGGCCGCGCCGCCGCCGGCGCTCGGCTATGGGGCGCGGGTCAACGCCGTGACGCGTCTCGACGGCGACCTGCTCGCCGTGGTCGACGTCGAGCAGGTGCTGGCCCATGTGGATCCCCGGGCGGTGGAGCTGTCCGACCGCGTGCAGCAGGCCGCCCATGTCCAGCACGCCGGCAGTCGCCGTGTCCTCGTGGTGGACGACTCGCTGGTCGCCCGCACGCAGATCGTCGACCTGTTCCGCAAGATGGACCTGGAATGTGTCGTGGCCAAAGACGGCAAGGAAGGCCTTGAAAAGCTGCGCGAACTCGCGGCGGGTCCGGTCGCCGACCGGGTCGCCCTGGTCGTGTCCGATATCGAGATGCCGCTGATGGACGGTTACGCGTTGACGCGTGCCATCCGTGAAGAGGCCGGCCTGCGTCATCACAAGGTCCTGCTGCACAGCTCGCTGAGCGGTGTGTTCAACGAGGCGATGGTCGAGCGCGTAGGCGCCGACCGGTTCATCGCCAAGTTCCAGCCCGACGTGCTTGCCACGGCGGTGCTCGAGCTGCTCCCGGCCTGA
- a CDS encoding MAPEG family protein: MRITGLYAALVALLMIFLGARVMLLRRRTSIGLGDGGNRAVACAARAHGNATEYVPIALILLLILELNQTLPMLLHVFGIVLVIARVLHAIGLSKTPGTSPGRLFGAGLTLLVIAAMAAMLIWQYVVIHVIAPSLV; the protein is encoded by the coding sequence ATGCGTATTACTGGACTATATGCGGCCCTCGTCGCGCTGCTGATGATCTTCCTCGGCGCGCGCGTGATGCTCTTACGTCGTCGTACGAGCATCGGACTGGGCGACGGCGGCAACCGTGCCGTGGCCTGCGCCGCGCGGGCACACGGTAACGCGACGGAGTACGTGCCGATCGCGTTGATCCTGCTGCTGATACTGGAACTCAATCAGACGTTGCCGATGCTGCTACACGTGTTCGGCATCGTGCTGGTGATCGCGCGCGTGCTGCATGCGATCGGGCTGTCGAAGACACCCGGGACATCGCCCGGGCGTCTTTTCGGCGCCGGGCTGACCTTGCTGGTGATCGCCGCGATGGCGGCGATGCTCATCTGGCAATACGTGGTGATTCACGTGATCGCGCCCTCGCTGGTCTGA
- the flgG gene encoding flagellar basal-body rod protein FlgG codes for MFTSLWIAKTGLDAQQTRMDVVSNNLANTNTTGFKRARAEFEDLSYQNRGQAGAQTTEQTQSPTGFMMGTGVRVVGTQKMFEQGGVQQTDNPLDVRIDGRGFLQVTMPDGTVGYTRDGSLKRDQDGQMVTNDGYPLEPSITIPANASTVTIGTDGTVSVTVQGSAAAQNVGTIQLADFVNPAGLQPKGDNLYLETASSGAPQTGTAGLNGLGTLNQNSLETSNVNVVEEMVNMIETQRAYEMNSKAITASDQMLQTITNKT; via the coding sequence ATGTTCACGTCCCTCTGGATCGCCAAGACCGGCCTCGATGCGCAGCAGACGCGCATGGACGTCGTCTCGAACAACCTGGCCAACACGAACACCACGGGCTTCAAACGCGCCCGCGCCGAGTTCGAGGACCTGTCCTACCAGAACCGTGGGCAGGCGGGCGCCCAGACCACCGAGCAGACGCAGTCGCCCACCGGCTTCATGATGGGTACCGGCGTCCGCGTGGTCGGCACGCAGAAGATGTTCGAGCAGGGCGGCGTGCAGCAGACCGACAATCCGCTCGATGTGCGTATCGACGGTCGCGGCTTCCTCCAGGTGACCATGCCGGACGGCACCGTCGGCTACACGCGTGACGGCTCGCTCAAGCGTGACCAGGATGGCCAGATGGTCACCAACGACGGCTACCCGCTGGAACCGTCGATCACCATTCCCGCCAATGCGTCGACGGTCACCATCGGCACCGACGGCACCGTCAGCGTCACCGTGCAGGGTTCGGCCGCCGCGCAGAACGTCGGCACGATCCAGCTGGCCGACTTCGTCAATCCCGCCGGCCTCCAGCCGAAGGGCGACAACCTTTACCTGGAGACCGCCTCGAGCGGCGCTCCGCAGACGGGCACCGCAGGCCTCAACGGTCTCGGCACCCTCAACCAGAACAGCCTCGAAACGTCGAACGTCAACGTGGTCGAGGAAATGGTCAACATGATCGAAACGCAGCGCGCCTACGAGATGAATTCGAAGGCGATCACGGCGTCCGATCAGATGCTCCAGACCATCACCAACAAGACCTGA
- the flgE gene encoding flagellar hook protein FlgE, with protein sequence MPFDIALSGINAASSDLEVTANNIANVNTVGFKGSRAEFSQVYSVAGENLSATAAGSGVRLTNIAQQFGDGNVTQTGNSYDFALSGAGFFTLRDSSGYSYSRAGNFHPDDNGNIVNATGQNLQVYPPTATGGFDISALKDLKISTGTSAAKASGTIGLTANLSSSDTAKTVAFDPTNDQSYNYVSTFQSYDSLGATHTTNVYYAKDATNPNTWNAYMTVDGTQVGTAQQMVFSSGGSLTTPANGKLNFGAASPNPGAAPINLTVDMTKVTQFGDSYTTSAVTNDGFAAGKFSKIDVSTDGTVSAVYTNGVSTPLGQLAIATFANNQGLRQQNDTNWVASTDSGQPIRGVAGSGEVGTVQAGSLEASNTADLTAQLVNMIKAQRNYQANAQVISTDNTLTQTIINIRN encoded by the coding sequence ATGCCTTTCGATATCGCCCTCAGCGGCATCAACGCGGCGTCTTCCGACCTGGAAGTCACCGCCAACAACATCGCCAACGTCAACACCGTCGGCTTCAAGGGCTCGCGCGCCGAGTTCTCGCAGGTGTATTCCGTGGCCGGTGAAAACCTGTCCGCCACGGCGGCGGGCAGCGGCGTCCGCCTGACCAACATCGCGCAGCAGTTCGGCGACGGCAATGTCACCCAGACCGGTAACTCCTACGACTTCGCCCTCAGCGGCGCGGGCTTCTTCACCTTGCGTGATTCTTCGGGTTATTCGTACTCGCGCGCCGGCAACTTTCACCCCGACGACAACGGCAACATCGTCAACGCGACCGGTCAGAACCTGCAGGTGTACCCGCCGACCGCGACCGGCGGCTTCGACATCAGCGCCCTGAAGGACCTGAAGATCAGCACGGGCACCAGCGCGGCCAAGGCCAGCGGCACGATCGGCCTGACCGCCAACCTGTCCTCGTCGGACACGGCCAAGACGGTCGCCTTCGATCCGACCAACGACCAGAGCTACAACTACGTGTCGACCTTCCAGTCGTACGACTCGCTGGGTGCCACGCACACCACCAACGTCTACTACGCCAAGGACGCGACCAATCCCAATACGTGGAACGCGTACATGACGGTGGACGGCACCCAGGTGGGTACCGCTCAGCAGATGGTGTTCAGCTCGGGCGGCTCGCTCACCACGCCGGCCAACGGCAAGCTCAACTTCGGTGCCGCGTCGCCCAACCCCGGCGCCGCGCCGATCAACCTCACGGTCGACATGACCAAGGTGACCCAGTTCGGCGACTCGTACACCACCTCGGCCGTGACCAATGACGGCTTTGCAGCCGGTAAGTTCTCCAAGATCGACGTCTCGACGGACGGCACGGTGTCGGCGGTCTACACCAACGGTGTGTCGACGCCGCTGGGGCAGCTGGCCATCGCGACGTTCGCCAACAACCAGGGTCTGCGCCAGCAGAACGACACCAACTGGGTGGCCTCGACGGATTCGGGTCAGCCGATCCGTGGCGTGGCGGGCTCGGGTGAGGTCGGCACGGTGCAGGCCGGCTCGCTGGAGGCGTCCAACACGGCCGACCTCACCGCCCAGCTGGTCAACATGATCAAGGCGCAGCGTAACTACCAGGCCAACGCGCAGGTCATCTCGACCGACAACACGCTGACCCAGACGATCATCAACATCCGCAACTAA
- the flgF gene encoding flagellar basal-body rod protein FlgF, with protein sequence MDRSVYVAMTGAAQIMRAQAEVAHNLANANTAGFKAELSAFQSMPVQGDGLQTRINGVAQGTGWDTTSGQQMHTGNDLDISVQGDGWIAVQTPDGTEGYTRAGNLRVDADGLLTDMRGNAVLGGGGPITIPQSTSVKIGEDGTISTVPLGESPATVATTDRIKLVNPGNDQLTYASDGLMHMKDGSQAPADADVKVVNGTLESSNVNPSDVLVKMISLSREFEMQVRSIKAADENAQSASKLLQVG encoded by the coding sequence ATGGACCGTTCCGTATATGTCGCCATGACCGGCGCCGCGCAGATCATGCGGGCGCAGGCCGAAGTGGCACACAACCTCGCCAACGCCAACACGGCCGGCTTCAAGGCCGAGCTGTCCGCGTTTCAGAGCATGCCGGTTCAGGGCGACGGCCTGCAGACGCGTATCAACGGTGTCGCGCAGGGGACCGGCTGGGACACGACGTCCGGTCAGCAGATGCATACCGGCAACGACCTCGATATCTCCGTGCAGGGTGACGGCTGGATCGCGGTGCAGACTCCCGACGGCACCGAGGGCTACACGCGTGCCGGTAACCTGCGCGTCGACGCCGACGGTTTGTTGACGGACATGCGCGGCAATGCCGTGCTCGGCGGCGGCGGTCCGATCACGATCCCGCAGTCGACCAGCGTGAAGATCGGCGAGGACGGCACGATTTCCACCGTTCCGCTGGGTGAAAGTCCGGCCACCGTGGCCACCACCGACCGGATCAAGCTGGTCAACCCCGGCAACGACCAGCTGACGTATGCCAGCGACGGTCTGATGCACATGAAAGACGGATCCCAGGCGCCGGCCGACGCGGACGTGAAAGTGGTCAACGGCACCCTGGAATCCAGCAACGTCAACCCTTCCGACGTGCTCGTGAAGATGATTTCGCTGTCCCGCGAATTCGAAATGCAGGTCCGTTCGATCAAAGCCGCGGACGAAAACGCCCAGTCGGCATCGAAATTGCTACAGGTGGGATAA
- a CDS encoding flagellar hook assembly protein FlgD yields the protein MVASVSTTSSTSSTSSSSQLKEQTLSQSDFLKLMVTQMTNQDPTKPMDSTQMVAQMAQFSQVAATQELQSSFDTLATNLTGDQFVRAASLVGQEVLVPSTAGQLTNSEMDGAVNVGTSGTYVNVQIKDASGNVVRTISLGQPDAGLTKFSWDGKSDDGTQLTDGVYQMTATSGGNAIDTFVRGKVEGVGASGTDGTYVQVAGYGGALLSQIAQIM from the coding sequence ATGGTCGCTTCCGTCAGCACTACCAGTTCCACGTCCTCGACGTCTTCCAGCAGCCAGCTGAAGGAACAGACCCTCAGCCAGTCGGATTTCCTGAAACTCATGGTCACCCAGATGACCAACCAGGACCCGACCAAGCCGATGGATTCCACCCAGATGGTGGCGCAGATGGCGCAGTTTTCTCAGGTGGCCGCGACGCAGGAGCTGCAGAGCTCGTTCGACACGCTGGCGACCAACCTCACCGGCGATCAGTTCGTCCGTGCCGCCAGTCTGGTCGGCCAGGAGGTGCTCGTGCCGTCCACCGCGGGACAGCTGACCAACAGCGAGATGGATGGCGCCGTCAACGTCGGTACTTCCGGCACCTACGTCAACGTGCAGATCAAGGACGCCTCCGGCAACGTCGTTCGCACGATTTCCCTGGGCCAGCCCGATGCGGGCCTCACCAAGTTTTCCTGGGACGGTAAATCCGACGACGGCACGCAGCTGACCGACGGTGTCTACCAGATGACCGCTACTTCCGGCGGCAACGCGATCGATACGTTCGTTCGCGGAAAGGTGGAAGGCGTCGGTGCCTCGGGCACGGACGGAACCTATGTGCAGGTGGCCGGCTACGGCGGCGCCCTGCTGAGCCAGATCGCGCAAATCATGTAA
- the flgB gene encoding flagellar basal body rod protein FlgB yields MIDSSDKLFGVHAQALGLWQRRAEVISSNLANADTPGFLARDLDFKKAMTAATGATDGHTLQMASTEDGHIGGNPAVALDQANKLAYRAETQPTMDGNTVDTQVEQSQFAANAIHYQASLSFINAQIHTMRLAITGTAS; encoded by the coding sequence ATGATCGATTCATCCGACAAGCTGTTCGGCGTACACGCCCAGGCCCTTGGCCTGTGGCAGCGCCGTGCCGAGGTCATTTCATCCAACCTCGCCAACGCCGACACCCCGGGCTTCCTCGCCCGCGACCTCGATTTCAAGAAAGCGATGACCGCCGCGACCGGGGCCACCGATGGCCACACCTTGCAGATGGCGTCGACCGAAGACGGTCACATCGGCGGCAACCCCGCCGTGGCGCTCGACCAGGCCAACAAGCTGGCCTACCGCGCCGAGACCCAGCCGACCATGGACGGCAACACCGTCGACACCCAGGTCGAGCAGTCGCAGTTCGCCGCCAACGCGATCCATTACCAGGCATCGCTCAGCTTCATCAACGCGCAGATCCACACCATGCGCCTCGCCATCACCGGGACCGCCTCATGA
- the flgA gene encoding flagellar basal body P-ring formation chaperone FlgA yields MIHRFVAGGLALAALLGCPLPAAATQSVDGVRDAAVNWLRANRAPPGSRMVLEAVPLDSRLKLADCAAPLDASLPGNRALGARVSVTVHCPMPGGWTVRVPVKVQLFAPVLVTSRPLTRGDGLGPADVHTEERDVATLAYGYIAALDQVGGRALARPLNAGTVLTPGMLAGRQAVRIGDAVSMEASVDGVVIRADGVAMGAGDMGSRLKVRNASSGKVLDAVVRGPGVVAVLP; encoded by the coding sequence ATGATTCACCGGTTCGTCGCTGGCGGACTCGCCCTCGCGGCCCTGCTCGGCTGCCCGCTTCCGGCGGCGGCCACGCAGTCCGTCGACGGGGTGCGCGACGCCGCGGTGAACTGGTTGCGGGCGAACCGCGCCCCGCCGGGCTCCCGCATGGTGCTCGAGGCCGTGCCGCTCGACAGCCGCCTGAAGCTGGCCGACTGTGCCGCGCCACTCGACGCGTCGTTGCCGGGTAACCGGGCTCTGGGCGCGCGCGTCAGCGTGACGGTCCATTGCCCCATGCCGGGGGGCTGGACGGTGCGGGTACCGGTCAAGGTCCAGCTCTTCGCGCCCGTGCTGGTCACCAGCCGGCCGCTGACTCGCGGCGACGGCCTCGGCCCCGCGGATGTCCACACGGAAGAACGCGACGTCGCCACCCTCGCCTACGGCTACATCGCCGCCCTGGACCAGGTCGGAGGCCGTGCGCTGGCCCGGCCGCTCAACGCAGGTACCGTACTCACCCCAGGCATGCTCGCCGGGCGACAGGCCGTGCGCATCGGCGATGCCGTGAGCATGGAAGCCAGCGTCGACGGCGTGGTCATCCGTGCGGACGGGGTGGCCATGGGCGCCGGTGACATGGGATCACGCCTCAAGGTCCGCAATGCGTCTTCCGGGAAGGTGCTGGACGCCGTGGTACGCGGGCCGGGGGTCGTCGCGGTGCTTCCGTGA
- a CDS encoding methyl-accepting chemotaxis protein, giving the protein MTLLWSQHVRLLASAAATGDAARVRALSAQYPAAASALGALLKPAEAPRTAPATTIQAIEQQGMVLTNAQALGVSLQELVGNLEGARDTAGRLTEASARISTAIDHAHGSVTGMAESGSQGQATAGDLDGQLRLLRSALSGMSRNHAQFSEYFTAIRKLTAAVQDIAHQTNLVALNAAIEAARAGEAGRGFAVVADEVKQLAEKTTQATAEIDQVTQTVGEFSGQLDDAVQNSLRRLDQTQSGIAGMQASLGRVDDAVRGARGSLDAAREGMTALAGRITAIQTTQTSLGRIGNESRRQADAAARAAVLAHRLSLARLETEGALDAASLSQMIREACQGLRYAVELASRDPASLDRRWLDTTPLMRCIDQFRERRPDAAADGIRAAGERFTALASTYAITLGEGRHADASHMVPGLNKELDAVTQGLSASLAERAA; this is encoded by the coding sequence ATGACCCTCCTCTGGAGCCAGCACGTACGCCTTCTCGCCAGCGCCGCCGCCACCGGTGACGCCGCACGAGTCCGCGCCCTCTCCGCGCAGTACCCGGCGGCCGCCAGCGCCCTGGGCGCACTGCTCAAGCCTGCGGAGGCGCCGCGCACCGCACCGGCGACGACGATCCAGGCCATCGAGCAGCAAGGCATGGTCCTGACCAATGCGCAGGCGCTCGGCGTCAGCCTGCAGGAACTGGTCGGCAACCTCGAAGGCGCGCGCGATACCGCCGGTCGATTGACGGAAGCCAGCGCCAGGATCTCGACGGCGATCGACCATGCCCACGGCAGCGTCACCGGCATGGCTGAATCCGGCAGTCAGGGCCAGGCGACCGCGGGCGACCTCGACGGCCAGCTGCGCCTCCTGCGCAGCGCCCTCTCGGGCATGAGCCGCAACCACGCTCAGTTCTCCGAATATTTCACGGCGATCCGCAAGCTCACCGCGGCCGTGCAGGATATCGCCCATCAGACCAACCTCGTCGCGCTCAACGCCGCGATCGAAGCCGCGCGCGCCGGTGAAGCCGGTCGCGGTTTCGCCGTCGTCGCCGACGAAGTGAAGCAGCTGGCCGAGAAGACCACCCAGGCCACCGCGGAAATCGACCAGGTCACGCAGACGGTCGGTGAATTCTCGGGCCAGCTCGACGACGCCGTGCAGAACAGCCTGCGTCGCCTCGACCAGACCCAGTCCGGCATCGCCGGTATGCAGGCATCGCTGGGTCGCGTGGATGACGCCGTGCGCGGCGCCCGCGGCAGCCTCGACGCGGCACGCGAAGGCATGACCGCGCTGGCCGGTCGGATCACCGCGATCCAGACCACGCAGACCTCGCTCGGCCGCATCGGCAATGAATCGCGCCGCCAGGCCGATGCCGCCGCGCGCGCCGCCGTGCTCGCTCACCGCCTCAGCCTGGCGCGCCTGGAGACCGAGGGCGCGCTCGACGCGGCCAGCCTCAGCCAGATGATCCGCGAAGCTTGCCAGGGCCTGCGCTACGCCGTCGAACTGGCGTCGCGCGATCCGGCCAGCCTCGATCGCCGCTGGCTCGACACGACGCCACTCATGCGCTGCATCGACCAGTTCCGCGAACGCCGCCCCGATGCGGCCGCCGACGGTATCCGCGCGGCGGGCGAGCGTTTCACCGCGCTGGCCTCGACGTATGCCATCACCCTTGGCGAAGGCCGTCACGCCGACGCCAGCCACATGGTCCCTGGGCTCAACAAGGAACTCGACGCCGTCACGCAGGGCCTCTCGGCGTCCCTCGCGGAGCGCGCTGCATGA
- the flgM gene encoding flagellar biosynthesis anti-sigma factor FlgM, whose amino-acid sequence MTTTIKPGIPNQQPPVQLRTQNTAAGSTASTQTASPVRASDDSVNITDSAKALDAASRADDPGRAAKLEKLRTDIESGTYKPDSQAIASKFLSMESQLGGAGSA is encoded by the coding sequence ATGACCACGACCATCAAGCCCGGTATTCCGAACCAGCAGCCGCCGGTGCAGCTTCGCACCCAGAACACGGCCGCCGGTTCGACCGCCTCGACGCAGACCGCCAGCCCGGTCCGCGCCAGCGACGACAGCGTCAATATCACCGACTCGGCCAAGGCGCTCGACGCCGCCAGCCGCGCCGACGATCCCGGCCGCGCCGCGAAGCTCGAGAAGCTGCGTACGGACATCGAGTCCGGTACCTACAAGCCGGACTCGCAGGCGATCGCCAGCAAATTTCTTTCGATGGAAAGCCAGCTCGGAGGCGCAGGCAGCGCATGA
- a CDS encoding flagella synthesis protein FlgN: protein MTAASASDFDAALGAVMGDLARDVDALHASLIDERMALDQANMPALEVAGRTKSRLLDRIEKLDVERRQLSDAAGVDSLQDERWSPTIERLLECRRLNDVNGRIVAQRMNHVRHALSLLSGDAPGGSTYGPNGVSKVRLRSGTLAQV from the coding sequence ATGACCGCGGCATCCGCCTCCGACTTCGACGCGGCGCTCGGCGCCGTCATGGGCGACCTCGCCCGTGACGTCGATGCGCTGCACGCCAGCCTGATCGACGAGCGCATGGCGCTCGATCAGGCGAACATGCCCGCACTGGAAGTCGCAGGCCGGACCAAGAGCAGACTGCTCGACCGCATCGAGAAACTCGATGTCGAGCGCCGTCAGCTCAGCGATGCCGCGGGCGTCGACAGCCTGCAGGACGAACGCTGGTCGCCGACCATCGAGCGCCTGCTCGAATGCCGTCGGCTCAACGACGTCAACGGGCGCATCGTGGCGCAGCGCATGAATCATGTGCGTCACGCGCTCTCGCTCCTTTCGGGCGATGCGCCGGGCGGCTCCACTTACGGACCGAACGGCGTTTCAAAAGTAAGACTCCGTTCCGGGACGCTTGCACAGGTCTGA